A DNA window from Aestuariispira ectoiniformans contains the following coding sequences:
- a CDS encoding GAF domain-containing sensor histidine kinase, with protein MGQKNKSGLTATNNESDREIIDRTLYFIAQRGWKESEGDFLTALCLYLTSTLNVRYALIGRAIGTPPTDVETIALVRGNDVLPPITYSLAGTPCESVSNQNICCYPTNIQEHFPNDRMLADMGAASYIGVPLWNSQGEILGLISLINSEPLGNTTLLNTVLQIVAVRAAAELEHRLAEKQLTEQQQQIQATFDNAGVGIAYIETNGDLKLANQKLCDMLEYSTGDLQVMSVRDITFPADWDKSREAMERALSSPPGLHSYTLEKRYVAASNRIIWCLVTVTLVRDSHGNPDYFVTVAEDITRRKSYQEQLRQARDEAERANRAKSTFLANMSHELRTPLNAILGFAEMMDEEIHGKIPEKYRDYASHIRKSGQHLLHLINEILDLSRIETGKLELDISDCNLPAVAHEVLEELAIKAQIESVTLKLQINPQDFPIVQLDHLRIRQTLTNLVHNAIKFSPGGTVTIQLEATHSALKISVTDTGIGMSKEDIAVALSLFGQVETDYLSKKSEGTGLGLPLAKQFVELQGGKLTVASKQGEGTTITAYFPNAVGGQ; from the coding sequence ATGGGCCAGAAGAACAAATCGGGGTTAACCGCAACAAACAACGAAAGTGATCGGGAGATCATTGACCGGACGCTTTATTTCATCGCACAGCGCGGCTGGAAGGAAAGCGAGGGAGATTTCCTGACCGCGCTTTGCCTGTATCTCACATCAACATTGAATGTCCGATACGCCCTGATCGGCAGGGCAATCGGAACTCCCCCGACCGATGTTGAAACTATTGCCCTGGTCCGGGGAAACGACGTTCTGCCACCCATAACCTATTCTTTGGCCGGAACACCCTGCGAGTCCGTCAGCAATCAAAACATCTGTTGCTATCCAACGAATATCCAGGAGCATTTTCCCAACGACAGGATGCTGGCCGATATGGGGGCGGCTTCCTACATCGGCGTGCCTTTGTGGAATTCCCAAGGTGAGATACTTGGCCTGATTTCCCTTATCAACAGCGAACCACTTGGCAATACGACCCTGCTGAATACCGTATTGCAGATTGTCGCGGTGCGCGCCGCGGCCGAGTTGGAACACCGCCTTGCCGAAAAACAACTTACCGAACAGCAACAACAGATCCAGGCGACCTTTGACAATGCAGGCGTTGGCATCGCTTACATCGAGACGAATGGCGACCTGAAACTCGCCAATCAGAAGCTCTGCGACATGCTTGAGTACAGTACCGGCGACCTGCAAGTCATGTCCGTACGCGATATCACCTTCCCCGCCGACTGGGACAAAAGCAGGGAGGCCATGGAGCGCGCCCTTTCCTCCCCACCCGGCCTACACAGCTATACCTTGGAAAAACGTTATGTTGCGGCCAGTAATCGGATCATCTGGTGCCTGGTCACCGTAACGCTTGTCCGGGATAGTCACGGAAACCCGGACTATTTTGTAACGGTCGCGGAAGATATTACGCGTCGCAAAAGCTACCAGGAACAACTCCGCCAGGCCCGCGACGAGGCAGAGCGTGCGAATAGGGCAAAATCGACTTTCCTGGCGAATATGAGCCATGAGTTACGCACCCCTCTCAATGCAATTCTGGGTTTCGCGGAAATGATGGATGAGGAAATCCACGGAAAGATCCCGGAGAAATATCGAGACTATGCCTCTCATATTCGAAAAAGCGGGCAGCATCTGCTGCACCTGATCAACGAGATTCTCGACCTCTCACGGATCGAGACAGGCAAGCTTGAACTGGATATATCAGACTGCAATCTTCCGGCAGTTGCCCATGAGGTGCTGGAGGAGCTGGCAATAAAAGCGCAGATTGAATCCGTAACCCTGAAACTGCAGATCAATCCCCAGGACTTTCCCATTGTCCAACTGGATCATCTGCGCATACGACAGACCCTGACCAATCTGGTTCACAACGCGATTAAATTTTCTCCGGGCGGCACCGTTACAATCCAGTTGGAAGCCACCCACAGCGCCCTGAAAATATCTGTCACCGACACGGGGATCGGCATGAGCAAAGAGGATATCGCGGTCGCACTGTCCCTCTTCGGCCAGGTCGAAACCGACTATCTTTCCAAGAAATCAGAAGGAACCGGCCTCGGCCTGCCGCTTGCCAAGCAGTTTGTGGAATTACAGGGAGGCAAGTTAACGGTTGCCAGCAAACAGGGCGAAGGAACAACGATCACGGCCTATTTTCCCAATGCGGTAGGCGGACAATAA
- a CDS encoding PHA/PHB synthase family protein — protein MSEQNNSRDTWPDPVEWTHMMSDVAERSQQLVANFLEHQQSGQNAATGHPDPLNIGQAFFHMTQAMLTNPQTLMEAQGRFWQDYMALWQTTTQRMFGDETGPVIEPDQGDKRFKDETWEQNTLFDFIKQSYLLTARFLQESVHDLEGLDEKHAKKVEFYTNQFAHALAPTNFLMTNPTALKETLDSRGENLVNGLQNLLNDIDRGKGRLKISMTDPEAFEVGVNIATTPGKVVYQNELMQLIQYTPTTEQVYKRPLLIVPPWINKFYILDLKEKNSFIRWAVSQGHTVFIISWVNPDRNLANKTFEDYMLDGPFAALDAIEKATGETEVNAIGYCLGGTLLSATLAYMAAKDDKRIKSATFFTTMVDFEDAGELSIFIDEEQLEHLEHLMHERGYLDGSEMATTFNMLRANDLIWSFVVNNYLMGRQPFPFDLLYWNSDSTRMPAAMHSFYLRNMYQENRLIKPGEIELLGEPIDLRKIEIPTFILSTREDHIAPWEATYRAISTYRGNNKFVLAGSGHIAGVINPPGDKIKYGYWTNTRSPKTPDEWLATAKEHSGSWWPEWQKWIARKAGTKVTARQPGDGKLKVLEDAPGSFVKMRTE, from the coding sequence ATGAGCGAACAAAATAACTCCCGGGATACCTGGCCTGACCCGGTCGAATGGACCCATATGATGTCTGACGTCGCCGAACGCAGTCAGCAACTGGTTGCTAACTTCCTTGAACACCAGCAAAGCGGCCAAAATGCGGCAACCGGCCACCCAGACCCGCTGAATATCGGGCAGGCCTTCTTCCACATGACGCAGGCCATGCTGACAAATCCGCAGACGCTCATGGAGGCTCAGGGGCGCTTTTGGCAGGATTATATGGCCCTCTGGCAAACCACCACTCAACGCATGTTCGGCGACGAAACGGGACCTGTCATAGAACCGGATCAGGGCGACAAGCGCTTCAAGGATGAGACCTGGGAGCAGAACACGCTTTTTGATTTCATCAAACAGTCCTACCTGCTTACTGCCCGCTTCTTGCAGGAATCGGTCCATGACCTGGAAGGATTGGATGAGAAGCACGCCAAGAAAGTCGAATTTTATACCAATCAGTTTGCTCATGCGCTGGCGCCAACCAATTTCCTGATGACAAACCCTACGGCACTCAAGGAAACACTGGACAGCCGTGGTGAAAATCTCGTCAACGGCCTGCAAAATCTGCTTAATGACATCGACCGGGGCAAAGGCCGTCTCAAGATATCAATGACCGATCCCGAAGCCTTCGAGGTTGGCGTGAATATAGCAACGACACCGGGCAAGGTTGTCTATCAGAACGAGCTGATGCAACTGATCCAATATACCCCGACGACAGAGCAGGTTTACAAACGCCCCCTGCTGATCGTGCCTCCCTGGATCAACAAATTCTACATCCTGGACCTGAAAGAAAAGAACTCCTTCATTCGTTGGGCCGTCAGCCAGGGCCATACGGTCTTTATCATTTCCTGGGTCAATCCGGACAGAAACCTCGCGAACAAGACCTTCGAAGATTATATGCTCGACGGCCCCTTTGCGGCCCTGGATGCCATCGAAAAGGCGACCGGGGAAACGGAAGTCAACGCGATCGGTTATTGCCTCGGCGGAACCCTCCTGTCCGCGACGCTTGCCTATATGGCCGCAAAGGACGACAAGCGCATAAAATCAGCGACCTTCTTCACCACGATGGTCGATTTTGAAGATGCCGGTGAGCTGTCGATTTTCATCGATGAGGAACAACTGGAGCATCTCGAGCATCTGATGCATGAGCGCGGTTATCTCGACGGCAGCGAAATGGCGACCACGTTCAACATGCTCCGCGCCAACGACCTGATCTGGTCTTTTGTCGTGAACAATTATCTGATGGGACGGCAGCCGTTTCCCTTTGACCTGCTTTACTGGAATTCCGATTCCACCCGCATGCCAGCCGCCATGCACAGTTTTTACCTGCGGAATATGTACCAGGAGAACAGGCTGATAAAACCGGGGGAAATCGAACTTCTCGGCGAACCGATTGATCTGCGTAAGATAGAGATACCAACGTTTATCCTGTCCACACGCGAAGACCATATCGCCCCCTGGGAAGCGACTTACCGCGCGATATCCACCTACCGGGGTAACAACAAGTTCGTGCTTGCCGGGTCCGGCCATATCGCGGGGGTCATCAACCCACCGGGTGACAAGATAAAGTATGGCTATTGGACCAATACGAGGTCACCGAAAACTCCTGATGAATGGCTTGCAACAGCCAAGGAACACAGCGGGTCCTGGTGGCCTGAGTGGCAAAAATGGATTGCCAGAAAGGCCGGTACGAAAGTGACCGCCCGGCAACCCGGCGACGGAAAGCTGAAGGTTCTGGAAGATGCACCTGGAAGCTTTGTAAAAATGCGAACGGAATAG
- a CDS encoding LL-diaminopimelate aminotransferase, producing the protein MIEAFHRIKRLPPYVFAEVNKLKADARARGDDIIDFGMGNPDMPTPQHIVDKMIEAVQNPKTHRYSTSRGIPGLRKALAGYYERRFNVTLDPDREVIATLGSKEGLANLAQAITSPGDIVLAPNPCYPIHSFGFIIAGGAVRHMPACGGDNSFQEDFMREMVRAVKHSIPKPLAVVLNFPQNPTAQCVDLDFYEEVVDFCKYHGIYILSDIAYSEIYFDENNPPPSVLQVKGARDIAVEFTSLSKTYNMPGWRVGFAAGNETLIAALARIKSYVDYGAFTPIQVAATAALNGPQDCVEEIRAVYKERRDVLCDGLARAGWEVPKPEATMFVWAPLPEQFKEMGSLEFSKLLLQEAKVAVAPGVGFGEYGDGHVRLGLVENLHRTRQALRNIRDFLGGGNMKLSKDAEA; encoded by the coding sequence ATGATCGAAGCATTTCACCGCATCAAGCGTTTGCCACCCTATGTCTTTGCTGAAGTAAACAAGCTTAAGGCGGACGCGCGAGCGAGGGGCGACGACATTATCGACTTTGGCATGGGAAACCCGGACATGCCCACGCCACAGCATATCGTCGACAAGATGATCGAAGCTGTGCAGAATCCGAAGACCCATCGCTATTCCACCAGTCGTGGCATCCCGGGATTGCGCAAGGCGCTGGCTGGCTATTACGAGCGGCGTTTCAATGTGACGCTCGATCCGGACAGGGAAGTGATTGCGACCTTGGGGTCGAAAGAGGGACTGGCGAACCTTGCCCAGGCGATTACCAGCCCGGGTGATATCGTCTTGGCGCCCAATCCCTGTTATCCGATCCATTCCTTCGGTTTCATCATTGCCGGAGGCGCGGTGCGTCATATGCCTGCCTGTGGCGGCGACAACAGCTTCCAGGAAGACTTCATGCGCGAAATGGTGCGTGCGGTGAAGCATTCCATTCCCAAACCGCTGGCGGTTGTTCTGAACTTCCCGCAAAACCCGACGGCGCAATGCGTGGATTTGGATTTCTATGAAGAGGTTGTGGATTTCTGCAAATACCACGGTATCTACATTCTGTCGGATATTGCCTATTCCGAAATCTATTTCGATGAGAACAATCCGCCGCCGTCGGTTCTGCAGGTCAAAGGCGCACGCGATATTGCCGTTGAATTCACGTCACTGTCCAAAACCTATAACATGCCGGGCTGGCGTGTCGGTTTTGCAGCCGGTAATGAAACGCTGATCGCGGCGTTGGCACGGATCAAATCCTATGTGGACTATGGCGCGTTTACGCCTATTCAGGTGGCGGCAACCGCAGCCCTGAATGGTCCGCAGGACTGCGTGGAGGAAATCCGCGCCGTATACAAGGAACGCCGTGACGTTCTTTGTGATGGTCTGGCTCGTGCGGGTTGGGAAGTGCCTAAACCCGAGGCGACGATGTTTGTCTGGGCGCCTTTGCCGGAGCAGTTTAAGGAAATGGGGTCTCTTGAATTTTCCAAGCTTCTGTTGCAGGAAGCGAAAGTGGCTGTGGCGCCGGGCGTCGGTTTTGGCGAATACGGTGACGGCCATGTTCGATTGGGGCTGGTGGAAAACCTACACCGTACACGCCAGGCCTTGCGCAATATCCGCGACTTTTTGGGTGGAGGTAATATGAAACTGTCGAAAGACGCGGAGGCTTGA
- a CDS encoding OmpA family protein, producing MVSDYKKVLACVGLALMVQGCETSEWISKANPTNWFEDEKEKPAKDAEAKTVPGEGEDFPAIGSVPERPQTPDIKEDYEELKSGLIADMENAHHTDQVIRSGTYPERSLQGSTSNLVGQAEQTPEEPPVASSVKPAPSAVEPTQAPAVVAAGPVREQPQPAPSAEPLASASSPQKAMTPPPSPEPSARTSAAQPQVAQAEPQAAVAGKHVANIYFGDGQTQLSSHDREVVGQIVALYREQNGKGIKVVGHSSSSAGTKNKTRAGLVNFKVSLDRASAVAAELVRRGVPKSVIQVDARGEAQPLYTGNTKQAQAYNRRAEVFILYK from the coding sequence ATGGTGTCTGATTATAAGAAAGTTCTAGCCTGCGTCGGATTGGCCCTGATGGTGCAGGGATGTGAGACATCCGAATGGATCTCGAAAGCAAATCCAACCAATTGGTTTGAAGACGAAAAAGAAAAACCGGCGAAGGATGCGGAAGCCAAGACCGTGCCGGGTGAAGGCGAAGACTTTCCTGCAATCGGATCGGTGCCCGAACGTCCGCAGACACCGGACATCAAGGAAGACTATGAAGAGCTGAAATCCGGCCTGATCGCGGACATGGAAAATGCTCATCATACGGACCAGGTGATTCGTAGCGGTACCTATCCTGAGCGCTCGTTGCAGGGGTCGACGTCAAACCTCGTTGGTCAGGCGGAACAGACTCCGGAGGAACCGCCGGTTGCGTCGTCGGTGAAGCCCGCGCCGTCTGCAGTTGAGCCGACACAGGCACCTGCCGTCGTTGCCGCCGGTCCGGTTCGTGAACAGCCACAGCCTGCACCGTCCGCCGAGCCTCTGGCCTCCGCGTCCTCGCCGCAAAAGGCAATGACGCCGCCGCCCAGCCCGGAACCCAGCGCCCGCACCAGTGCCGCGCAACCCCAGGTCGCGCAGGCAGAACCACAAGCTGCCGTTGCCGGTAAACATGTGGCCAATATCTATTTTGGTGATGGGCAGACCCAGTTGTCCTCCCATGACCGCGAGGTTGTCGGCCAGATCGTGGCGCTTTACCGCGAACAGAACGGTAAAGGCATCAAGGTGGTCGGCCACTCGAGTTCCTCGGCTGGCACCAAGAACAAGACCCGTGCCGGGCTTGTGAATTTCAAAGTCAGCCTGGACCGCGCCAGTGCGGTTGCCGCCGAACTGGTACGCCGTGGCGTGCCCAAGTCGGTGATCCAGGTAGATGCCCGTGGTGAAGCTCAGCCGCTTTACACTGGCAACACCAAACAGGCCCAGGCCTACAACCGTCGCGCAGAAGTTTTCATCCTGTATAAGTAA
- the recJ gene encoding single-stranded-DNA-specific exonuclease RecJ, whose protein sequence is MSDGAAFLDVERSAGGKRWELRSSNEREALAVCQRFALPDAVARILVSRGIGMDETDVFLNPSLKAQLPDPFHLRDMDAGVSRLITAIDAGEKIAVFGDYDVDGATSSSVLARFFDALGHPIQVYIPDRMKEGYGPNLPALLKLKEEGVSVVITVDCGITAFDALEGAADAGLDVVVVDHHVAEPRLPKAAAVINPNRLDDNSPHGHMAAVGVTFLVIVALNKMLREKGYFDNRPAPDLRLLLDLVALGTVCDVVPLIGVNRAFVTQGLKVLAQRRNAGLAALADVSGVDRYPEAYHLGFQMGPRVNAGGRVGEAGLGARLLSTNDPKEAQAIAQRLDEFNRDRKEIEAACLEQAIEQVENRGMRDGLVYAASDGWHPGVIGIVAGRLKERYNRPACVVAFENGMGKGSGRSIEGVDLGAAVIAAGQAGLLENGGGHKMAAGFTVAEANSDAFHDYLTERISSQISAEGIVPSLKLDGAIAVSGATVSLIQALEKLGPFGAGNPTPRFAIKDARIERADVVGTDHVRCQIVSGGGTTRLKAIAFRCADQPLGDLLLSARSGTPVHVAGKLQIDTWQGREAAQLIIDDAAAAIG, encoded by the coding sequence ATGAGTGACGGAGCTGCATTTTTGGATGTAGAGCGATCTGCCGGCGGTAAACGTTGGGAATTGCGTAGCTCTAATGAACGTGAAGCGCTGGCTGTTTGCCAGCGTTTTGCGCTTCCGGATGCTGTTGCCCGCATCCTGGTGTCCCGTGGCATCGGGATGGACGAAACAGACGTCTTTCTGAACCCGTCTCTGAAGGCGCAGTTGCCTGACCCATTTCATCTGCGCGATATGGATGCGGGCGTGTCACGCCTGATTACGGCGATTGATGCCGGAGAGAAAATTGCTGTTTTCGGTGATTATGACGTGGACGGGGCCACATCTTCCTCCGTCTTGGCGCGTTTTTTTGACGCCTTGGGTCATCCCATCCAGGTTTATATTCCCGACCGAATGAAGGAAGGCTATGGCCCCAATCTTCCGGCGCTGTTGAAGCTGAAGGAAGAGGGGGTGTCGGTCGTCATTACCGTCGACTGCGGGATTACGGCGTTTGATGCGCTGGAAGGCGCCGCGGACGCCGGGCTGGACGTGGTCGTGGTCGATCATCATGTGGCCGAACCGCGATTGCCAAAAGCCGCTGCCGTCATCAATCCGAACCGTCTGGATGACAATAGTCCACATGGGCATATGGCGGCGGTAGGCGTTACATTTCTGGTGATTGTTGCCCTGAACAAGATGCTGCGGGAGAAGGGGTATTTTGACAACCGGCCTGCGCCTGACCTTCGTCTGCTTCTGGATCTGGTTGCCTTGGGAACGGTTTGTGACGTGGTTCCTTTGATCGGAGTGAACCGGGCATTTGTCACGCAGGGGCTGAAAGTTCTGGCGCAACGCAGAAACGCCGGTCTGGCCGCACTGGCGGATGTGTCTGGCGTGGACCGCTATCCAGAGGCCTATCATCTGGGGTTCCAGATGGGGCCACGTGTGAATGCGGGTGGACGCGTCGGCGAGGCGGGACTTGGCGCGCGCCTTCTTTCGACGAATGATCCAAAGGAAGCGCAGGCGATTGCCCAACGCCTGGATGAATTCAACCGCGACCGTAAGGAAATCGAAGCCGCTTGCCTGGAACAGGCGATTGAGCAGGTGGAAAACCGGGGCATGCGGGATGGTCTCGTATATGCGGCTTCTGATGGCTGGCACCCCGGGGTGATCGGGATTGTCGCGGGCCGTCTGAAAGAACGCTACAACCGCCCGGCCTGTGTTGTTGCCTTTGAAAACGGGATGGGCAAAGGGTCAGGACGCTCGATTGAAGGCGTAGACCTTGGTGCCGCTGTCATTGCCGCGGGCCAGGCTGGACTTCTGGAGAATGGCGGCGGGCATAAAATGGCGGCGGGCTTTACTGTTGCTGAAGCCAACAGCGACGCCTTCCACGACTATCTGACGGAACGTATAAGCAGCCAGATTTCTGCCGAAGGCATTGTCCCCAGCCTGAAACTGGATGGTGCGATTGCCGTGTCGGGGGCAACCGTTTCCCTTATCCAGGCGCTTGAGAAATTGGGACCGTTCGGGGCAGGCAACCCGACGCCGCGTTTTGCCATCAAGGATGCACGAATTGAACGCGCCGATGTTGTCGGGACGGACCATGTCCGCTGTCAGATTGTCAGCGGCGGCGGTACTACACGTCTGAAGGCCATCGCGTTCCGCTGCGCCGACCAGCCCTTGGGAGATCTGTTGTTGTCCGCACGGTCAGGCACACCTGTCCATGTTGCAGGAAAACTGCAAATCGACACATGGCAGGGAAGAGAAGCGGCGCAGCTAATCATTGATGATGCTGCAGCCGCCATCGGTTAA
- the glpX gene encoding class II fructose-bisphosphatase — MSIEERNLALEAARVTEAAALAASRWMGRGDEKAADQAAVDGMRTALNALDISGTVVIGEGERDEAPMLYIGETVGSGKGPKLDIALDPLEGTTITAKGGQNALAVIAMAEEGNFLNAPDVYMDKIAVGGGLPEGVVDLDATPQENLTSVAKAKGKDISDLLVCILDRPRHADLIQAVRDAGARILLIGDGDVSGVIATAEPDSGVDIYMGSGGAPEGVLAAAALRCIGGQIQGRLLFRNDDERARAAKWGIEDLDKKYSLHDMASGDVMFAATGVTDGAMLRGVRVYADRATTHTLVMRSKSGTVRKIEAIHNFNRKTWLNW, encoded by the coding sequence ATGAGCATTGAAGAACGTAACTTGGCACTGGAAGCCGCGCGCGTAACCGAAGCGGCGGCACTGGCTGCTTCCCGTTGGATGGGCCGCGGTGATGAAAAGGCAGCGGACCAGGCTGCAGTTGATGGTATGCGTACGGCGCTGAATGCGTTGGACATCAGCGGTACCGTCGTGATCGGCGAAGGGGAACGGGACGAAGCACCGATGCTCTATATCGGTGAAACGGTCGGCAGCGGTAAAGGCCCGAAGCTGGATATCGCGCTGGACCCGCTCGAAGGCACCACGATTACCGCAAAGGGCGGCCAGAACGCCTTGGCCGTTATCGCGATGGCGGAAGAGGGTAACTTCCTGAACGCGCCTGACGTCTACATGGACAAGATCGCCGTCGGTGGCGGTCTTCCGGAAGGGGTTGTTGATCTGGACGCAACGCCGCAGGAAAATCTGACGAGCGTCGCCAAAGCCAAAGGCAAGGACATCTCCGACCTTCTGGTTTGCATTCTGGACCGTCCGCGTCATGCCGACCTGATCCAGGCTGTCCGTGATGCCGGTGCCCGTATCCTTCTTATCGGTGACGGCGACGTCTCCGGTGTGATTGCGACGGCAGAGCCGGACAGCGGCGTTGATATCTACATGGGTAGCGGGGGGGCACCGGAAGGCGTTCTGGCAGCGGCTGCTCTTCGCTGCATCGGTGGCCAGATTCAGGGCCGCCTGTTGTTCCGCAACGATGACGAACGCGCGCGTGCTGCAAAATGGGGTATCGAAGACCTCGACAAGAAATACAGCCTGCATGACATGGCGTCCGGCGACGTGATGTTCGCGGCAACCGGTGTGACCGATGGTGCAATGCTGCGCGGTGTTCGTGTCTATGCTGACCGGGCAACCACACACACGCTGGTCATGCGTTCGAAATCCGGCACGGTCCGTAAGATTGAAGCCATTCATAACTTCAATCGTAAAACCTGGCTCAACTGGTAA
- a CDS encoding homoserine dehydrogenase: protein MMADAGKPFKIAIAGLGTVGVGTIKLLEQQASILQNRTGRALEIVAVSARDRNRDRGCDLGGYKWYDDPVEMARSEEADVFVELIGGSDGPAKASCEAALASGKHVVTANKALVAHHGHELAEVAEAKGLGLAYEAAVAGGIPVVKAIREGLSGNRISSLHGILNGTCNYILTTMRETGRSFDDVLAEAQELGYAEADPTFDVDGIDAAHKLSILASLAFGAKIDFNSVYVEGIRRITPTDIDYANELGFKFKLLGIAEDCGNGIFQRVHPVMVPMDVPIASVEGVFNAVVTEGDFVGTTVLEGRGAGGGPTASAVVADIVDIACGRIVSVFGMPAAQLAEKATLPMDSHIGAYYVRLVVVDKPGVMADITAALRDAEVSLEAVLQRGRDPGAPVSVVLTTHETSEASIRQALEQIERMDAVKEPACFIRIERFQD from the coding sequence ATGATGGCTGACGCTGGTAAACCGTTCAAGATAGCGATTGCCGGGCTGGGAACAGTCGGGGTCGGTACGATCAAGCTTTTGGAACAGCAGGCCTCCATCCTGCAAAATCGTACCGGGCGAGCCTTGGAAATCGTGGCCGTTTCGGCCCGTGACCGTAACCGTGACCGGGGTTGTGATCTCGGTGGTTACAAATGGTATGACGACCCGGTCGAGATGGCGCGCAGCGAAGAAGCCGATGTTTTCGTTGAACTGATCGGCGGCAGCGACGGACCGGCAAAGGCAAGCTGTGAGGCAGCCCTTGCGTCCGGTAAGCATGTGGTTACGGCCAATAAGGCTCTGGTGGCGCATCACGGGCATGAGCTGGCGGAAGTCGCGGAAGCCAAAGGCCTGGGGTTGGCTTACGAGGCGGCCGTAGCGGGCGGCATCCCCGTGGTCAAGGCCATTAGGGAAGGGTTGTCGGGCAATCGGATTTCTTCATTGCACGGCATTCTGAACGGCACCTGTAACTACATTCTGACGACCATGCGCGAGACCGGGCGAAGCTTTGACGATGTTCTCGCGGAAGCGCAGGAACTCGGCTATGCCGAAGCGGACCCGACATTCGATGTCGACGGTATTGACGCCGCGCATAAGCTGTCGATTCTTGCCAGCCTCGCGTTCGGTGCAAAAATTGATTTCAATAGTGTTTATGTTGAAGGTATCCGACGGATCACGCCGACCGATATCGACTATGCAAATGAACTGGGTTTCAAGTTCAAGCTGCTAGGTATTGCGGAAGATTGTGGCAATGGTATCTTCCAGCGGGTGCATCCGGTCATGGTACCGATGGATGTTCCGATCGCATCTGTTGAAGGTGTGTTCAATGCTGTTGTGACCGAGGGTGATTTTGTCGGCACGACAGTGCTGGAAGGGCGTGGCGCAGGCGGCGGGCCGACGGCGTCGGCGGTTGTAGCAGATATCGTTGATATTGCCTGTGGCCGGATTGTGTCGGTCTTTGGAATGCCGGCGGCGCAATTGGCGGAAAAAGCTACTTTGCCGATGGATAGCCATATCGGCGCTTACTATGTTCGGTTGGTTGTTGTGGACAAACCGGGCGTAATGGCCGATATCACTGCAGCCTTGCGCGATGCGGAAGTTTCGCTGGAAGCAGTATTACAACGTGGCCGTGATCCCGGTGCGCCGGTTTCGGTGGTTCTTACCACCCATGAGACCAGTGAGGCATCTATCCGGCAGGCGCTGGAACAGATTGAGAGAATGGATGCGGTCAAAGAGCCTGCGTGTTTTATCCGTATAGAGCGGTTTCAAGATTAA
- a CDS encoding gamma carbonic anhydrase family protein has translation MPKNILPFEEFSPIIHETAFVAPSADIIGNVEVGADSGIWYGCVLRGDVNEIRIGARTNIQDGTIIHVATHGQGTYIGDDVSVGHMAIIHACTLESGSFVGMKACVMDGALVESGAMVAAGALVPPGRVVKSGELWAGVPAKAIRELGAQDKQMMEWTAPHYVTLAKRHKESQT, from the coding sequence ATGCCGAAGAATATCCTGCCTTTCGAAGAATTTTCGCCGATTATCCATGAAACGGCCTTTGTCGCGCCCTCGGCGGATATAATCGGAAATGTGGAAGTCGGGGCGGATAGCGGGATCTGGTATGGCTGTGTCCTGCGCGGTGATGTGAATGAAATCCGCATTGGCGCGCGCACAAATATCCAGGATGGTACGATCATCCATGTGGCAACCCATGGTCAGGGTACTTATATCGGTGACGACGTATCCGTCGGGCATATGGCGATTATCCACGCCTGTACTCTGGAAAGCGGTTCTTTCGTCGGGATGAAGGCCTGCGTCATGGACGGTGCTCTTGTCGAAAGCGGGGCGATGGTTGCTGCCGGTGCGCTGGTGCCACCTGGCCGTGTTGTGAAATCCGGCGAGCTATGGGCCGGCGTGCCTGCAAAGGCGATACGCGAATTGGGCGCGCAGGACAAACAGATGATGGAATGGACTGCACCCCACTATGTTACATTGGCAAAGCGTCACAAGGAGAGCCAGACATGA